A portion of the Marinobacter alexandrii genome contains these proteins:
- a CDS encoding shikimate dehydrogenase — MKRFGLIGYPVEHSYSKKFFEEKFKSLNLKDHVYDLFEMEFLNEFPALWLKYEDLKGVNVTVPHKEKVLQFLDETDVSAIKVGAANVIYKKNGKLTGYNTDYMAFLKSLENWIKNFKGEALILGSGGASKAIQAGLTDLNIPYNQVSRTVKGGDYTYDQISLSPEIIERFKLIINTTPLGMYPDNESLPELPYQRLTKDCYLYDLVYNPSETSFLRQGKKYGAKTKNGLEMLELQAEKSWDIWSS; from the coding sequence ATGAAACGCTTTGGACTGATCGGTTATCCAGTAGAGCACAGCTACTCTAAAAAATTTTTCGAAGAAAAATTCAAAAGCCTCAATCTAAAAGATCATGTTTATGATTTGTTTGAAATGGAGTTTTTGAATGAGTTCCCGGCATTGTGGCTTAAGTATGAAGACTTGAAAGGCGTCAATGTTACTGTGCCTCACAAAGAAAAAGTTCTTCAATTCCTTGATGAAACAGATGTTAGTGCTATCAAGGTGGGAGCTGCAAATGTGATATACAAGAAAAACGGAAAGCTTACAGGCTATAATACTGATTATATGGCTTTTCTTAAATCTCTTGAAAATTGGATTAAAAATTTTAAAGGAGAAGCATTGATTCTTGGTTCTGGAGGTGCCTCTAAAGCAATTCAAGCTGGATTAACAGACTTGAATATTCCATATAATCAAGTAAGTAGGACTGTCAAAGGAGGTGACTATACGTATGATCAAATCTCCTTGAGCCCTGAAATAATTGAACGTTTTAAACTCATTATAAATACAACTCCACTTGGAATGTATCCAGACAATGAATCGTTACCAGAATTGCCGTATCAAAGACTTACTAAAGACTGTTACCTGTACGATCTTGTTTACAACCCTAGCGAAACCAGCTTCTTGAGACAAGGGAAAAAGTATGGAGCAAAAACCAAAAATGGATTGGAGATGTTGGAACTTCAGGCTGAAAAGTCATGGGATATTTGGAGTAGTTAA
- a CDS encoding tetratricopeptide repeat protein, which produces MAEEHKRKEERELIRKFEAFIKERENHFFDEDSLIQIISFYSANNKLNQALKAANIALEQFPFSVDLTIEKTDVLVKMEKSDDAIDLLDETLNIQPNDPELLLQKGAIHCLLSEFEEAIEAYEHTLLNVEEKDEVYFSIGMAYQGLGKYTEAAEQYKLAIEINMLNENALYELAYCLDVSGELESSLSYYQKFIDQDPYSEYAWYNLGIVYNKLSKFDEAVDAYEYATAIDEDFSSAWFNMGNALMNLGKYDRALAAYLKTYDQEGASPETYCHIGAAYEKLQQYDLAIKYYQKSTKLDQMYHEAWYGVGVCLALQDKWYEAIHFLNKALKLDSENVHYWKAVADAEYKTGNLVSSLDAYREASEMNSQDPHIWLDWSMVYYEQGDYQEAISVLETGLDECPDNAEMYYRGVVYLIGSGSYKNAINRLETALMLDFDGHEVLFDFFPNLPTQKALYRIIDQFREDNK; this is translated from the coding sequence ATGGCTGAAGAACATAAACGTAAGGAAGAGAGGGAATTGATTAGAAAATTTGAAGCTTTCATTAAAGAGAGAGAGAATCATTTCTTTGATGAAGATTCCCTCATTCAAATTATTTCTTTCTACAGTGCTAACAATAAATTGAATCAAGCGCTTAAGGCAGCAAATATTGCTTTGGAGCAATTTCCTTTTTCCGTAGACTTGACAATTGAGAAGACGGATGTATTGGTGAAAATGGAAAAGTCTGATGATGCAATTGATCTTCTTGATGAGACTTTAAACATTCAACCGAATGATCCTGAACTACTCTTGCAGAAGGGAGCAATCCATTGCTTACTTTCAGAATTTGAAGAAGCAATAGAAGCATATGAACATACTCTACTTAATGTGGAGGAAAAAGACGAAGTATATTTTAGTATAGGTATGGCTTATCAGGGTTTGGGTAAGTATACGGAGGCGGCAGAACAATACAAACTTGCTATCGAGATAAACATGTTAAATGAGAATGCGCTGTATGAACTGGCGTATTGCCTAGATGTTTCAGGAGAACTTGAAAGCAGCCTTTCTTACTATCAAAAATTTATCGATCAAGATCCATACTCTGAATATGCATGGTATAATCTTGGTATAGTATATAATAAACTGTCAAAATTTGATGAAGCGGTAGATGCATATGAATATGCTACTGCAATTGATGAGGATTTTAGTAGTGCTTGGTTTAACATGGGCAATGCATTAATGAATCTTGGGAAATATGACCGAGCACTAGCAGCCTACTTAAAGACCTATGATCAAGAAGGTGCTTCCCCAGAAACCTACTGCCACATAGGTGCAGCATATGAGAAGCTACAACAGTACGACTTGGCAATAAAATATTATCAGAAATCTACCAAGCTGGATCAGATGTATCATGAAGCTTGGTATGGAGTGGGCGTCTGTCTAGCACTTCAAGATAAATGGTATGAGGCAATCCATTTTTTAAATAAAGCTTTAAAACTAGATTCTGAGAATGTTCATTATTGGAAAGCAGTAGCGGACGCTGAGTATAAAACGGGAAATCTAGTATCGTCATTGGATGCCTATAGAGAAGCAAGTGAGATGAACTCGCAGGATCCTCATATTTGGTTAGACTGGTCAATGGTATACTATGAACAAGGTGACTATCAGGAGGCAATCTCTGTTTTAGAAACTGGGCTAGACGAATGTCCAGACAATGCAGAAATGTATTATAGAGGGGTTGTTTATTTAATTGGTTCAGGAAGTTACAAGAATGCAATTAATAGGTTGGAGACTGCCTTAATGCTAGATTTTGATGGTCATGAAGTGCTTTTTGATTTCTTTCCTAACCTTCCGACACAGAAGGCTTTATACAGAATTATTGATCAATTTCGAGAAGACAACAAATAA
- a CDS encoding ketoacyl-ACP synthase III: MSKITAFGTYVPEKIIDNHYFEDIIDTNDEWIMSRTGIKTRRFAKDGEYTSDLSVKAAENLVANSGKDLSDVDFIIVCTTSPDQPMPNAASRVQYKLGIENTGCNDIYAACAGFVYGLQVAHGFVNSGIYRKVLVIGAETLSKIMDFEDRTSCILFGDGAGAALIEPSDEEHFQAFNSGTNGDFGHDLYLSHKKNSINGVGINPNSRIIQNGRSVFKWAVGNIPNKIRELVAKAGLTLDDIDFIVPHSANLRIIEAIARDLGYPMEQIPESVSEYGNTSSASIPLAIAKAERNGKIKKGDTLLLIGFGGGLTFAGTILKW, translated from the coding sequence ATGTCCAAGATCACAGCATTCGGAACATATGTTCCCGAAAAAATCATTGATAATCATTATTTCGAAGATATCATTGACACGAATGATGAATGGATTATGTCCAGAACCGGTATTAAGACTCGCAGATTTGCCAAAGATGGTGAGTATACTAGCGACCTTTCTGTTAAGGCAGCAGAAAATCTTGTTGCCAATAGCGGTAAAGATCTAAGTGATGTGGATTTCATTATTGTCTGCACCACTTCTCCTGATCAGCCTATGCCGAATGCTGCATCGCGTGTTCAGTACAAGCTGGGTATTGAGAACACAGGTTGTAACGATATCTATGCAGCTTGCGCTGGTTTTGTATATGGACTACAAGTGGCCCACGGTTTTGTAAACTCAGGAATTTATAGAAAAGTACTTGTCATAGGTGCAGAAACGCTATCAAAGATCATGGATTTTGAAGACCGAACATCATGTATTTTGTTTGGAGATGGGGCAGGAGCTGCATTGATTGAACCAAGTGATGAGGAGCACTTTCAAGCCTTCAACTCGGGAACTAATGGAGATTTTGGACATGACCTTTATTTGAGTCATAAAAAAAATAGCATAAATGGTGTAGGTATTAATCCCAACAGTCGAATTATTCAAAACGGTCGTTCAGTTTTTAAATGGGCAGTAGGGAATATCCCGAACAAGATTCGCGAGCTGGTAGCGAAAGCAGGACTTACATTAGATGATATTGATTTTATTGTTCCACATAGTGCCAATCTTAGAATCATAGAGGCTATTGCAAGAGATTTGGGATATCCCATGGAGCAAATTCCAGAGAGTGTTTCTGAGTATGGTAATACTTCTTCGGCATCAATACCGTTAGCTATAGCAAAAGCTGAGCGTAATGGAAAAATAAAGAAAGGGGACACTTTATTGCTCATAGGATTCGGTGGAGGATTAACTTTTGCGGGTACAATCCTTAAATGGTGA
- a CDS encoding DUF368 domain-containing protein — protein sequence MINFKLFLKGAAMGAANVIPGVSGGTVAFITGIYERLIHALKNIDFEALRLFFTCRFREFASKVDFHFLVVLFLGVFVSILSLAKLLEIAFSRYENLTLSFFFGLIIASVLAVSRQISRVSLPVILFFILGSAIAIGIAFLPPAQPNESFIYLVVCGVVAVCSMILPGLSGSYILLLMGNYLLVLKAISSLDLGILAPLAIGCVVGLVVLSHLLSFLFSKFKDATVAVLSGFVAGSLLIIWPWKTTLTEIFAGEEKAIGYVWNFPEPNMQFLYSCMFIIFGFLLVFWMEQKSSTDK from the coding sequence ATGATTAATTTTAAGCTTTTCTTAAAAGGAGCTGCAATGGGAGCCGCCAATGTAATTCCTGGAGTATCAGGTGGTACCGTAGCATTCATCACTGGAATATACGAGCGTTTGATCCATGCGTTGAAAAATATTGATTTTGAAGCATTAAGGCTTTTCTTTACTTGTCGCTTCCGCGAATTTGCCTCAAAAGTGGATTTCCACTTTTTGGTTGTCTTATTTCTGGGAGTGTTTGTTAGTATTTTAAGTTTAGCTAAGCTTTTAGAGATTGCTTTCTCTCGGTATGAGAATCTGACACTATCTTTTTTCTTTGGTTTAATAATCGCCTCCGTGTTAGCAGTTTCTCGTCAGATTAGCCGCGTTTCCCTACCGGTAATACTATTTTTTATTTTAGGATCGGCCATTGCGATTGGGATTGCCTTTCTTCCTCCAGCTCAGCCTAACGAATCATTCATCTACCTGGTGGTATGTGGAGTTGTTGCCGTTTGTAGTATGATTTTACCAGGTCTTTCAGGATCCTATATCTTGTTGCTAATGGGAAACTACTTATTGGTGTTAAAAGCGATCAGCAGTTTGGACTTAGGAATACTTGCTCCTCTTGCAATTGGTTGCGTTGTTGGGCTGGTTGTTTTGTCTCATCTTTTGTCCTTTTTGTTTAGCAAATTCAAAGATGCAACAGTAGCAGTTCTAAGTGGGTTTGTAGCAGGATCGCTATTAATCATTTGGCCTTGGAAAACTACATTGACTGAGATATTTGCCGGAGAGGAAAAAGCGATAGGATACGTCTGGAACTTTCCTGAGCCGAATATGCAGTTCTTATATTCATGCATGTTTATCATCTTCGGATTTTTGTTGGTTTTTTGGATGGAACAAAAATCATCAACAGATAAGTAG
- a CDS encoding phosphosulfolactate synthase translates to MNYHLNTIPERTAKPRSEGYTMVMDKGLSLREVEDLIETSGNYIDIVKLGWATSYVYPKLKEKLALYKSAGIPCYLGGTLFEAFVVRDQFSDYQKILDEFNLEYAEVSDGSIEMDHDEKCEYIKTLAKQVIVLSEVGSKDAAKIIPPYKWIEQMRTELEAGAWKVIGEARESGNVGLFRDSGEVRQGLVEEILTQIPTDKILWEAPQKAQQVWFIKLCGTNVNLGNIAPNEVIPLETIRLGLRGDTFDYFL, encoded by the coding sequence ATGAATTACCACTTAAATACTATTCCAGAGAGAACAGCTAAGCCAAGATCTGAAGGATACACCATGGTCATGGATAAAGGCCTTAGTTTACGTGAGGTCGAAGATCTAATTGAAACAAGTGGTAATTATATTGACATTGTTAAGCTTGGATGGGCTACTTCCTATGTATACCCGAAACTGAAAGAGAAGCTAGCTTTGTATAAATCAGCAGGTATTCCTTGTTATTTGGGAGGAACGCTGTTTGAGGCATTTGTTGTAAGAGATCAATTTTCAGATTATCAAAAAATACTTGATGAATTTAATCTGGAGTATGCAGAAGTGTCTGACGGTTCCATTGAAATGGATCATGATGAGAAGTGTGAATATATAAAGACCCTTGCTAAACAAGTAATTGTACTTAGTGAAGTAGGATCAAAAGATGCAGCTAAAATTATCCCACCGTATAAGTGGATCGAGCAAATGCGGACAGAACTAGAAGCAGGAGCATGGAAGGTTATAGGCGAAGCACGAGAAAGTGGTAATGTTGGCTTGTTTAGAGATTCAGGAGAAGTACGTCAAGGCCTGGTTGAAGAAATCCTTACTCAAATCCCCACAGACAAAATTTTGTGGGAGGCTCCTCAGAAAGCTCAACAGGTGTGGTTTATTAAACTATGCGGAACGAATGTTAATCTAGGAAATATAGCTCCTAATGAAGTAATCCCTCTTGAGACCATAAGATTAGGTCTTCGAGGAGATACATTTGATTATTTTCTTTAG
- a CDS encoding thiopeptide-type bacteriocin biosynthesis protein, translating into MSSWISAHLFYNEPWEEFLVNGLSPFIAKVQNEQLISQFFFIRYWEKGPHIRLRMKGSSEELKPLIQSEFSQCFKKNPSHRINPEWLNKLPENQKWFQNNTIQFIAYEPEIDRYGGLKAIGIAERQFQYSSEAILDILRNSYQDWDYNKALGTAIQLHLGFAHGVGMSLKEAIAFYTKFLNNWLPRAYANYGEKLDQNEHKHRRKRTLDLFKENFVSHEKDLTPFFEQVWFALDEGDEFEQNWLNSWVRNMMITKRELLNIHTQKLLIKPEWYIIDSNLEEWVDHQLFWSVYESYIHMTNNRLGILNRDEGYLAYLIKESFSLLQKSHA; encoded by the coding sequence ATGAGTTCATGGATATCAGCGCATCTTTTTTACAATGAGCCTTGGGAAGAATTCTTGGTCAATGGATTATCTCCATTTATTGCAAAGGTTCAAAATGAGCAATTGATCAGTCAGTTTTTTTTCATCAGATATTGGGAAAAAGGTCCTCACATAAGGCTTAGAATGAAGGGCTCCTCCGAAGAATTGAAGCCTTTGATTCAATCGGAATTCAGTCAATGTTTTAAAAAAAATCCCTCGCATCGAATTAATCCTGAATGGCTAAATAAATTACCTGAAAATCAAAAATGGTTTCAGAATAACACTATACAGTTTATCGCATATGAGCCTGAAATTGATAGGTATGGAGGATTAAAAGCAATAGGTATAGCTGAGAGGCAATTTCAATATTCATCTGAGGCCATACTCGATATTCTTCGCAATAGTTATCAGGATTGGGATTACAATAAAGCACTCGGAACAGCTATACAGCTTCATTTAGGATTTGCACATGGGGTCGGAATGAGCTTAAAGGAAGCTATTGCATTTTACACAAAATTTCTAAATAATTGGCTCCCTCGAGCCTATGCGAATTATGGAGAAAAATTAGATCAAAACGAACACAAGCATCGTCGAAAAAGAACACTAGATCTATTTAAAGAAAACTTTGTAAGCCATGAAAAAGATCTCACTCCATTTTTTGAACAAGTATGGTTTGCATTAGATGAAGGTGATGAGTTTGAGCAAAATTGGCTTAATAGCTGGGTGAGAAATATGATGATTACAAAAAGAGAGCTTTTAAACATTCACACCCAAAAGCTTCTAATTAAACCAGAATGGTATATCATCGATTCGAATCTAGAAGAATGGGTGGATCATCAGCTTTTTTGGTCTGTTTATGAAAGCTATATCCATATGACTAATAATCGCCTGGGGATTCTCAACCGAGATGAAGGATATTTGGCATATCTGATCAAAGAGAGTTTCTCCTTGCTACAAAAGTCTCATGCTTAA
- a CDS encoding lanthionine synthetase LanC family protein: MLNQDKYLTEAIRIGDSLLEDAIIKGDKCWWQTMEAPSGGNGEILWKETENLYSGVSGIAYFLIELHRVTRDKRYYDSLIKTANWLEWYCDQNETDYYAFYTGRLGVAFLFLSLAEHLENDDYVHKALKIAEKADKFLQREDLVCDLINGVSGSLLALIHIHQKTKSDRILHSIRKFTDYLIAHCQFAEYGIYWDRSPKNIRGLCGFSHGAAGIGYVFLELSQYFQNPTFQWIAQQAFSYENHHYNIENNNWPDFRRGFYTEVTYKQHVDAYLNGNKDFFLENRYMSAWCHGAPGIGLSRIRASEILEKGFLKDLNQALDQTKKSDVDKQQEYVSYTLCHGLCGNAFLFLEAHRILPEEKYLKWSKKIGDYAIDFFKKHTTYISGYSQGGLQEDKSLFMGSAGIGLFMSHLSQNGLKMSSILKPDISSKETFHDSELSRIDQNKIIESFAMRYFPRTTQSLDISKLDLPKKNEAISKKIIEYLEKQLSGTSEYIASFQLEKIKYLLHNKIESDSFLHISQQLEIEKNHKFLSTNSNISSLSLKLPESFRIVNGPQKNDQDENYLLLRPSHAGVSELPLTNFLHVLLTKFEHSINVTEVLNKIVEDFEENSETEKVKAFTIEQIKHAMKAGLLIQSLD, encoded by the coding sequence ATGCTTAATCAAGATAAATACCTTACCGAAGCTATCCGCATTGGGGATTCTCTTCTTGAAGATGCTATCATAAAAGGAGATAAATGCTGGTGGCAAACAATGGAGGCTCCATCAGGAGGTAATGGTGAAATACTTTGGAAAGAAACAGAAAATCTCTATTCGGGGGTATCTGGTATTGCCTATTTTTTAATTGAGCTCCATCGAGTAACCAGAGATAAAAGATATTATGATTCATTAATAAAAACAGCCAACTGGCTGGAGTGGTATTGTGATCAAAATGAAACTGATTATTATGCTTTCTATACAGGTCGACTTGGAGTTGCTTTTCTATTTCTATCTCTTGCCGAGCATTTAGAGAATGATGATTATGTACACAAGGCTTTGAAAATCGCTGAGAAAGCAGACAAGTTTCTTCAAAGAGAAGATTTAGTTTGCGACCTTATTAATGGAGTTTCAGGGTCATTACTAGCCCTGATTCACATCCACCAAAAAACCAAAAGTGACCGAATTCTCCATTCAATAAGAAAATTCACAGATTACTTAATCGCTCATTGCCAATTTGCTGAGTATGGAATCTACTGGGATAGATCTCCCAAAAATATCAGAGGACTTTGCGGTTTTTCTCATGGAGCAGCTGGAATTGGCTATGTATTTTTAGAATTAAGTCAATATTTTCAAAATCCTACATTTCAATGGATAGCACAACAGGCATTCTCTTATGAGAATCATCATTATAATATAGAAAACAACAATTGGCCTGACTTTCGGAGAGGTTTCTATACTGAAGTTACCTATAAACAACACGTAGATGCCTACCTTAATGGAAACAAGGATTTCTTTTTGGAAAATCGATACATGAGTGCGTGGTGTCATGGTGCTCCGGGAATCGGGCTTTCAAGAATCAGAGCCTCAGAAATTCTGGAAAAAGGATTCTTAAAGGACCTCAATCAAGCACTGGATCAAACCAAAAAATCCGATGTAGATAAACAACAAGAATATGTTAGTTATACACTTTGTCACGGTTTATGCGGAAACGCATTTCTTTTTCTAGAAGCACATCGTATTCTTCCTGAAGAAAAATACTTAAAATGGTCAAAGAAGATTGGTGATTACGCGATTGATTTTTTCAAAAAACACACTACATACATTTCAGGGTACAGCCAAGGAGGGCTGCAAGAGGATAAAAGCTTATTCATGGGAAGTGCTGGTATAGGTCTTTTCATGAGTCATTTATCTCAAAATGGATTGAAGATGTCATCTATTTTAAAGCCGGATATCTCCTCCAAGGAAACTTTTCACGATTCTGAACTTTCCCGAATAGATCAAAATAAAATCATTGAGAGCTTTGCGATGCGTTATTTCCCACGAACAACTCAATCCCTAGATATCTCAAAGCTCGATTTACCAAAGAAAAATGAAGCCATCTCAAAAAAAATAATTGAGTACCTGGAAAAACAACTCAGCGGAACTTCAGAGTACATAGCCTCTTTTCAACTTGAAAAAATCAAATACTTGCTACATAACAAGATTGAAAGCGATTCATTTTTGCACATCTCTCAACAATTAGAAATAGAAAAAAATCATAAATTTCTCTCAACTAATTCCAACATCAGTTCATTAAGCTTGAAGCTCCCCGAATCATTTAGAATTGTCAATGGCCCTCAAAAAAATGATCAGGATGAGAATTATCTATTATTGAGGCCTTCTCATGCTGGCGTGAGTGAGTTGCCGCTTACAAACTTTCTTCATGTTCTTCTTACAAAGTTTGAACACAGTATAAATGTTACTGAAGTATTAAATAAGATAGTAGAAGATTTTGAAGAGAATTCTGAAACAGAAAAGGTAAAAGCATTTACTATCGAGCAAATCAAACATGCCATGAAGGCTGGTTTGCTAATTCAGTCTCTCGACTAA
- a CDS encoding DUF3575 domain-containing protein, with protein MRIITTISIFVVAFAANAQTIDANSTNKKKAIKMEFFSPLTGNTTIGYESYIKDWLSWEGKVGIIGLGTDNSDTNPSGVLLKAGPKFKLNPDFVTNDLRGSHLLGGKYIRPEIAFAYYNEDVVSFDGNSETKSRQDYTSVAFLITYGRQYILANIMTLDYHIGLGYGYDSSEEGKYNFGYSNGNNSFPVAISVGFTIGVLLK; from the coding sequence ATGCGCATTATCACCACAATCTCAATCTTCGTAGTAGCATTTGCAGCAAATGCTCAAACTATCGATGCTAATTCAACCAATAAGAAGAAAGCCATTAAAATGGAATTCTTTTCTCCACTCACAGGAAATACAACTATAGGATATGAAAGCTATATCAAGGATTGGTTGTCGTGGGAAGGAAAAGTTGGCATTATCGGGTTAGGAACAGACAATAGCGATACAAACCCATCAGGTGTCCTGCTTAAGGCTGGACCTAAATTTAAGCTTAATCCTGATTTCGTCACAAACGATCTGAGGGGATCTCATTTGCTTGGTGGAAAATACATACGACCTGAAATTGCTTTTGCCTACTACAATGAAGATGTCGTTTCTTTTGATGGTAACAGTGAAACTAAGTCAAGACAAGACTACACATCCGTTGCTTTTCTAATTACTTACGGAAGACAATATATTCTGGCAAATATCATGACATTAGACTATCATATTGGGTTAGGATACGGATACGATTCTTCAGAAGAGGGTAAGTACAACTTCGGATATAGCAATGGGAACAATAGTTTTCCTGTGGCAATATCAGTCGGATTTACCATAGGAGTACTGTTAAAATAA
- the uvrB gene encoding excinuclease ABC subunit UvrB, translating into MDFKLVSEYSPTGDQPEAIRQIVEGIKNDEPSQTLLGVTGSGKTFTMANVIEQVQRPTLVLSHNKTLAAQLYGEFKRFFPESAVEYFISYYDYYQPEAFIPSSNVYIEKDLSINDEIEKLRLSATSSLLSGRRDVIVVASVSCIYGIGNPEEFGKNVIKLQEGDVIPRNKFLFDLVDILYSRTEAEFKRGTFRVKGDTVDVFVAYADFAYRFIFWGDEIESIQRIDPVTGEKLSDERIITIFPANLFVTGKDQLQVAIKEIQDDMVEQVQFFEDERRFLEAKRLKERTEFDLEMIREIGYCSGVENYSRYFDRRTPGARPFCLLDYFPDDFLMVIDESHVTVSQVRAMWGGDRSRKTNLVDYGFRLPSALDNRPLTFNEFEDMLNQVVFVSATPADYELRKSEGVIIEQLIRPTGLLDPVIDVRPSLNQIDDLMEQVQERIEMEDRILVTTLTKRMAEELTKYLLNAGVKTRYIHSEVDTLDRVEILRELRLGIFDVLVGVNLLREGLDLPEVSLVAILDADKEGFLRNERSLVQTIGRAARNDRGKVIMYADKVTGSMKVAIDETNRRRGVQMEYNKKHGITPMSLKKNKEEILKQTGVADKKKGAKKYYMEEEHSIAADPVVAYMSKDELSKLLNETRRKMEKAAKDLDFMEAARLRDELQEVEKLLKESK; encoded by the coding sequence ATGGATTTTAAACTCGTTTCAGAATACAGTCCCACTGGAGATCAACCAGAAGCAATTAGGCAGATTGTTGAAGGAATTAAGAATGATGAGCCATCCCAAACACTTCTGGGAGTAACAGGGTCTGGTAAGACATTCACTATGGCTAATGTTATTGAGCAAGTTCAACGGCCTACATTGGTATTGAGCCATAATAAGACACTGGCAGCACAGTTGTATGGAGAATTCAAGCGATTCTTTCCTGAAAGCGCGGTTGAGTATTTTATCTCTTATTATGATTATTATCAGCCAGAAGCTTTTATTCCTTCAAGTAATGTTTATATCGAAAAAGACCTGTCAATTAATGATGAGATTGAAAAACTAAGATTGAGTGCAACTTCATCTCTGCTTTCTGGGAGAAGAGATGTGATTGTAGTGGCATCAGTTTCATGCATTTATGGTATTGGCAATCCTGAAGAATTTGGAAAAAATGTCATTAAGCTCCAGGAAGGGGACGTGATTCCCAGAAATAAGTTTTTATTCGATTTAGTTGATATTCTTTACAGCAGAACTGAAGCCGAGTTTAAGAGGGGAACCTTTCGAGTAAAGGGAGACACTGTAGATGTTTTTGTTGCTTACGCTGACTTTGCATATCGCTTTATCTTTTGGGGAGATGAGATTGAATCGATCCAGCGAATCGATCCAGTAACGGGTGAGAAACTTTCAGATGAGCGTATAATTACCATATTTCCAGCGAATTTATTTGTCACCGGGAAAGACCAACTTCAAGTGGCGATCAAAGAGATCCAGGATGACATGGTTGAGCAAGTTCAATTCTTTGAGGATGAAAGAAGATTTTTGGAGGCAAAACGATTAAAAGAACGGACCGAATTTGATTTGGAGATGATTAGAGAGATTGGCTATTGTTCCGGTGTAGAAAACTATTCTAGATACTTCGATAGGAGAACGCCAGGAGCCAGACCTTTTTGTTTATTAGACTACTTCCCCGATGACTTTTTGATGGTAATAGACGAAAGTCATGTAACAGTATCTCAAGTTCGAGCTATGTGGGGAGGAGATCGAAGCAGGAAGACTAATCTTGTGGATTATGGTTTCAGGCTCCCATCAGCTCTAGATAATCGCCCCCTTACCTTCAATGAGTTTGAAGATATGCTTAATCAAGTGGTTTTTGTAAGCGCTACTCCAGCTGATTATGAATTGCGAAAATCAGAAGGAGTAATAATCGAACAGCTTATAAGACCAACCGGACTTCTGGATCCGGTTATTGATGTGCGTCCAAGCTTGAACCAGATTGATGATTTGATGGAACAGGTTCAAGAACGAATAGAAATGGAAGACCGTATTCTTGTGACTACTCTCACGAAGAGAATGGCAGAAGAGCTCACTAAATATCTACTAAATGCAGGAGTTAAAACCAGGTATATTCATTCTGAAGTAGATACTCTTGATAGAGTAGAGATTCTACGAGAACTGAGATTGGGAATCTTTGATGTCTTGGTAGGAGTAAATCTCCTGCGTGAAGGACTGGATCTTCCTGAAGTATCTCTTGTAGCAATACTAGATGCTGATAAGGAAGGATTTCTTAGAAACGAAAGATCTTTGGTTCAGACGATTGGTCGTGCGGCACGAAATGACAGAGGTAAAGTTATCATGTATGCAGACAAAGTCACTGGTTCAATGAAAGTTGCGATAGATGAAACCAATCGAAGGAGGGGCGTTCAAATGGAATACAATAAGAAGCATGGAATTACGCCAATGTCTTTGAAAAAGAATAAGGAAGAAATTCTGAAGCAAACAGGTGTTGCGGACAAGAAAAAAGGAGCTAAAAAATACTACATGGAAGAAGAGCATTCAATAGCTGCAGATCCTGTGGTCGCTTATATGTCCAAGGATGAATTGTCCAAATTGCTAAACGAAACTCGTAGGAAAATGGAAAAAGCCGCAAAAGATCTTGACTTTATGGAGGCGGCTAGGCTTAGAGATGAACTTCAGGAAGTTGAAAAATTGCTAAAAGAAAGTAAGTAG